In one Nicotiana sylvestris chromosome 8, ASM39365v2, whole genome shotgun sequence genomic region, the following are encoded:
- the LOC104229063 gene encoding serine/threonine-protein kinase D6PK-like, with product MKRIPEAEKLRADYPSEAKVTNIYSTSQKEVGTISNAHDFLEMNFTVPLQTCKGDNFYLEHEELMLNAGSIKRCDDSLEDSGFTSFHGASHPPEPVDTDLMRPVYVPIGPNETDGKCLVKSMSLKGPSADDLSIQFLNMKPTSFLHLPAERWVEKPNDLGAVSSAFMVPRSSQNTEASLPPDSEEKECVWDASLPSSSNVSPYSSIESTGVGTAMSTANSCTSTYRSDGMVSMDKNCEGTKLSIQGDSLGSAKTSFSRASDSTELSDDSNWSNITGSANKPHKGNDPRCKAVLAIRARDGILGMSHFRILKRLGCGDIGTVYLSELSGTWCYFAMKVMDKALLESRKKLTRSQTEREILQLLDHPFLPTLYTHFETDRFSCLVMEYCPGGDLHTLRQRQPGKHFSEYAARFYAAEVLLALEYLHMLGVVYRDLKPENILVRDDGHIMLSDFDLSLKCTVSPTVIRASSGDPSKRGAAFCVQPACIEPTSSCIQPTCFLPRLFPSKSKKRSQKPRTEPGFPANAMPELVAEPTAARSMSFVGTHEYLAPEIIKGEGHGSAVDWWTFGIFLHELLYGKTPFKGSGNRATLFNVVGQQLKFPDSPATSNASRDLIRGLLVKEPQRRLGVKRGASEIKQHPFFEGVNWALIRCSTPPEVPRQVEAELPGRFKQVNPVGVFDQEVNPVGVCSKRMPGPDVNSGGNYLDLEFF from the exons ATGAAAAGGATACCTGAAGCAGAAAAACTACGAGCAGATTACCCTAGTGAGGCTAAGGTGACAAATATTTACTCAACTTCCCAAAAAGAGGTGGGAACTATATCAAATGCCCATGACTTCCTAGAAATGAACTTCACTGTTCCTCTTCAAACATGCAAAGGAGACAACTTCTATCTAGAGCATGAGGAACTTATGCTTAACGCTGGTTCAATCAAGCGATGTGATGATTCGCTCGAAGATAGTGGCTTTACTTCATTTCACGGAGCAAGTCATCCTCCAGAACCTGTTGATACTGACCTAATGAGACCAGTTTATGTACCAATTGGTCCGAATGAAACAGATGGTAAATGCTTAGTGAAAAGCATGTCTCTGAAGGGTCCTTCCGCAGATGATCTTTCAATCCAGTTTCTTAACATGAAACCAACTTCGTTTCTTCATTTACCGGCAGAGAGATGGGTTGAAAAGCCAAATGATCTAGGTGCAGTCTCCTCTGCATTTATGGTTCCTCGTTCATCTCAAAACACAGAAGCAAGTCTACCACCTGATTCTGAAGAAAAAGAATGTGTTTGGGATGCATCACTACCCTCGAGCAGTAATGTCAGTCCATATAGTAGCATTGAAAGTACTGGTGTTGGCACAGCTATGAGCACTGCCAACAGCTGCACAAGCACATATAGGAGTGATGGCATGGTTAGTATGGACAAGAACTGTGAGGGTACAAAACTGAGTATTCAGGGGGATTCGTTAGGAAGTGCTAAAACTAGCTTTAGCAGAGCAAGTGATAGCACTGAACTTAGTGATGATAGTAACTGGAGTAACATTACTGGCAGTGCCAATAAGCCTCACAAAGGAAATGATCCGAGATGCAAGGCTGTTCTTGCAATACGAGCACGTGATGGTATATTAGGCATGAGTCACTTTAGGATACTGAAAAGACTTGGTTGTGGTGACATTGGCACTGTTTATCTTTCTGAACTCAGTGGGACTTGGTGCTATTTTGCGATGAAAGTGATGGATAAGGCATTGCTTGAAAGTAGGAAGAAATTGACCCGTTCTCAGACAGAAAGAGAAATCCTTCAGCTGTTAGACCACCCATTCTTACCAACCTTGTATACTCATTTTGAGACTGACCGATTTTCATGTTTGGTCATGGAATATTGCCCTGGAGGAGATCTACATACTCTACGACAACGACAACCTGGGAAGCATTTTTCAGAATATGCTGCAAG GTTTTATGCTGCGGAAGTTCTATTGGCCCTCGAATATCTTCACATGCTTGGTGTAGTTTACAGAGACTTAAAGCCTGAAAATATTCTAGTGCGTGACGATGGCCACATCATGCTTTCGGATTTTGACCTATCCCTAAAATGTACAGTTTCACCGACAGTCATAAGGGCCTCATCTGGTGATCCCTCTAAACGAGGAGCTGCATTCTGTGTGCAGCCAGCCTGTATTGAGCCCACTTCTTCATGCATTCAGCCGACATGTTTCCTCCCCCGATTATTTCCTTCAAAAAGCAAGAAAAGGTCACAAAAGCCCAGAACCGAGCCTGGTTTTCCTGCTAATGCCATGCCTGAGCTAGTTGCAGAACCTACTGCAGCACGGTCAATGTCATTTGTTGGGACACATGAATACTTGGCCCCTGAAATTATCAAGGGAGAAGGCCATGGCAGTGCAGTTGATTGGTGGACGTTTGGCATTTTTCTGCATGAATTACTTTATGGTAAGACCCCATTTAAGGGATCAGGCAACAGGGCAACTCTTTTCAATGTAGTTGGGCAACAGCTCAAATTTCCTGATTCTCCTGCAACCAGTAATGCCAGCCGCGATCTGATACGTGGCTTGCTCGTCAAAGAGCCTCAACGCCGGCTTGGGGTGAAAAGAGGAGCAAGTGAGATCAAGCAGCACCCTTTCTTTGAAGGTGTTAATTGGGCCCTGATTCGTTGCAGTACGCCACCTGAAGTGCCAAGACAAGTTGAAGCAGAGCTTCCAGGGAGGTTTAAGCAAGTGAACCCAGTTGGAGTTTTTGATCAGGAAGTGAACCCTGTTGGAGTTTGCAGTAAAAGAATGCCAGGACCAGATGTGAATTCTGGCGGTAATTATCTTGACTTAGAGTTCTTTTAG